The following coding sequences lie in one Saimiri boliviensis isolate mSaiBol1 chromosome 6, mSaiBol1.pri, whole genome shotgun sequence genomic window:
- the MARK2 gene encoding serine/threonine-protein kinase MARK2 isoform X3, which translates to MSSARTPLPTLNERDTEQPTLGHLDSKPSSKSNMLRGRNSATSADEQPHIGNYRLLKTIGKGNFAKVKLARHILTGKEVAVKIIDKTQLNSSSLQKLFREVRIMKVLNHPNIVKLFEVIETEKTLYLVMEYASGGEVFDYLVAHGRMKEKEARAKFRQIVSAVQYCHQKFIVHRDLKAENLLLDADMNIKIADFGFSNEFTFGNKLDTFCGSPPYAAPELFQGKKYDGPEVDVWSLGVILYTLVSGSLPFDGQNLKELRERVLRGKYRIPFYMSTDCENLLKKFLILNPSKRGTLEQIMKDRWMNVGHEDDELKPYVEPLPDYKDPRRTELMVSMGYTREEIQDSLVGQRYNEVMATYLLLGYKSSELEGDTITLKPRPSADLTNSSAPSPSHKVQRSVSANPKQRRFSDQAAGPAIPTSNSYSKKTQSNNAENKRPEEDRESGRKASSTAKVPASPLPGLDRKKTTPTPSTNSVLSTSTNRSRNSPLLERASLGQASIQNGKDSLTMPGSRASTASASAAVSAARPRQHQKSMSASVHPNKASGLPPTESNCEVPRPSTAPQRVPVASPSAHNISSSGGAPDRTNFPRGVSSRSTFHAGQLRQVRDQQNLPYGVTPASPSGHSQGRRGASGSIFSKFTSKFVRRNLNEPESKDRVETLRPHVVGSGGNDKEKEEFREAKPRSLRFTWSMKTTSSMEPNEMMREIRKVLDANSCQSELHEKYMLLCMHGTPGHEDFVQWEMEVCKLPRLSLNGVRFKRISGTSMAFKNIASKIANELKL; encoded by the exons CCCACGTTGGGACACCTTGACTCCAAGCCCAGCAGTAAGTCCAATATGCTTCGGGGCCGCAACTCAGCCACCTCTGCTGATGAACAGCCCCACATTGGAAACTATCGGCTCCTCAAGACCATTGGCAAGGGTAACTTTGCCAAGGTGAAGTTGGCCCGACACATCCTGACTGGGAAGGAG GTAGCTGTGAAGATCATTGACAAGACTCAGCTGAactcctccagcctccagaaa CTATTCCGCGAAGTAAGAATAATGAAGGTTTTGAATCATCCCAACATAG TTAAATTATTTGAAGTGATTGAGACTGAGAAAACGCTCTACCTTGTCATGGAGTACGCTAGTGGCG GAGAGGTATTTGATTACCTAGTGGCTCACGGcaggatgaaagaaaaagaggctcGAGCCAAATTCCGCCAG aTAGTGTCTGCTGTGCAGTACTGTCACCAGAAGTTTATTGTTCATAGAGACCTAAAG GCAGAAAACTTGCTCTTGGATGCTGACATGAACATCAAGATTGCAGACTTTGGCTTCAGCAATGAATTCACCTTTGGGAACAAGCTGGACACCTTCTGTGGCAGTCCCCCTTATGCTGCCCCAGAACTCTTCCAGGGCAAAAAATATGATGGACCCGAGGTGGATGTGTGGAGCCTAGGAGTTATCCTCTATACACTGGTCAGCGGATCCCTGCCTTTTGATGGACAGAACCTCAAG GAGCTGCGGGAACGGGTACTGAGGGGAAAATACCGTATTCCATTCTACATGTCCACGGACTGTGAAAACCTGCTTAAGAAATTTCTCATTCTTAATCCCAGCAAGAGAGGCACTTTAGAG CAAATCATGAAAGATCGATGGATGAATGTGGGTCACGAAGATGATGAACTAAAGCCTTACGTGGAGCCACTCCCTGACTACAAGGACCCCCGGCGGACAG AGCTGATGGTGTCCATGGGTTATACACGGGAAGAGATCCAGGACTCACTGGTGGGCCAGAGATACAACGAGGTGATGGCCACCTATCTGCTCCTGGGCTACAAGAGTTCCGAG ctGGAAGGTGACACCATCACCTTGAAGCCCCGGCCTTCAGCTGATCTGACCAATAGCAGCGCCCCATCCCCATCCCACAAGGTACAGCGCAGCGTGTCAGCCAACCCCAAGCAGCGGCGCTTCAGCGACCAGG CAGCTGGTCCTGCCATTCCCACCTCTAATTCTTACTCTAAGAAGACTCAGAGTAACAACGCAGAAAATAAGCGGCCCGAGGAGGACCGGGAGTCGGGGCGGAAAGCTAGCAGCACGGCCAAGGTGCCTGCCAGCCCCCTGCCTGGCCTGGACAGGAAGAagaccacccccaccccctccacg AACAGCGTCCTCTCCACCAGCACAAATCGAAGCAGGAATTCCCCACTTTTGGAGCGGGCCAGCCTCGGCCAGGCCTCCATCCAGAATGGCAAAGACAG CCTAACCATGCCAGGGTCCCGGGCCTCCACGGCTTCCGCTTCTGCCGCAGTCTCTGCGGCCCGGCCCCGCCAGCACCAGAAATCCATGTCGGCCTCCGTGCACCCCAACAAGGCCTCTGGGCTGCCCCCCACGGAGAGTAACTGTGAGGTGCCGCGGCCCAG CACAGCCCCCCAGCGTGTCCCTGTCGCCTCCCCCTCCGCCCACAACATCAGCAGCAGTGGTGGAGCCCCAGACCGAACTAATTTCCCCCGGGGTGTGTCCAGCCGAAGCACCTTCCACGCTGGGCAGCTCCGACAGGTGCGGGACCAGCAGAATTTGCCCTATGGTGTGACCCCAGCCTCTCCCTCTGGCCACAGCCAGGGCCGGCGGGGGGCCTCTGGGAGCATCTTCAGCAAGTTCACCTCCAAGTTTGTACGCAG GAACCTGAATGAACCTGAAAGCAAAGACCGAGTGGAGACGCTCAG ACCTCACGTAGTGGGCAGTGGAGGCAAcgacaaagaaaaggaagaatttcGGGAGGCCAAGCCCCGCTCTCTCCGCTTCACGTGGAGTATGAAGACCACGAGCTCCATGGAGCCCAACGAGATGATGCGGGAGATCCGCAAGGTGCTGGACGCGAACAGCTGCCAGAGCGAGCTGCACGAGAAGTACATGCTGCTGTGCATGCACGGCACGCCGGGCCACGAGGACTTCGTGCAGTGGGAGATGGAGGTGTGCAAACTGCCGCGGCTCTCGCTCAACGGGGTTCGATTTAAGCGGATATCGGGCACCTCCATGGCCTTCAAAAACATTGCCTCCAAAATAGCCAACGAGCTGAAGCTTTAA
- the MARK2 gene encoding serine/threonine-protein kinase MARK2 isoform X7, giving the protein MLRGRNSATSADEQPHIGNYRLLKTIGKGNFAKVKLARHILTGKEVAVKIIDKTQLNSSSLQKLFREVRIMKVLNHPNIVKLFEVIETEKTLYLVMEYASGGEVFDYLVAHGRMKEKEARAKFRQIVSAVQYCHQKFIVHRDLKAENLLLDADMNIKIADFGFSNEFTFGNKLDTFCGSPPYAAPELFQGKKYDGPEVDVWSLGVILYTLVSGSLPFDGQNLKELRERVLRGKYRIPFYMSTDCENLLKKFLILNPSKRGTLEQIMKDRWMNVGHEDDELKPYVEPLPDYKDPRRTELMVSMGYTREEIQDSLVGQRYNEVMATYLLLGYKSSELEGDTITLKPRPSADLTNSSAPSPSHKVQRSVSANPKQRRFSDQAGPAIPTSNSYSKKTQSNNAENKRPEEDRESGRKASSTAKVPASPLPGLDRKKTTPTPSTNSVLSTSTNRSRNSPLLERASLGQASIQNGKDSLTMPGSRASTASASAAVSAARPRQHQKSMSASVHPNKASGLPPTESNCEVPRPSTAPQRVPVASPSAHNISSSGGAPDRTNFPRGVSSRSTFHAGQLRQVRDQQNLPYGVTPASPSGHSQGRRGASGSIFSKFTSKFVRRNLNEPESKDRVETLRPHVVGSGGNDKEKEEFREAKPRSLRFTWSMKTTSSMEPNEMMREIRKVLDANSCQSELHEKYMLLCMHGTPGHEDFVQWEMEVCKLPRLSLNGVRFKRISGTSMAFKNIASKIANELKL; this is encoded by the exons ATGCTTCGGGGCCGCAACTCAGCCACCTCTGCTGATGAACAGCCCCACATTGGAAACTATCGGCTCCTCAAGACCATTGGCAAGGGTAACTTTGCCAAGGTGAAGTTGGCCCGACACATCCTGACTGGGAAGGAG GTAGCTGTGAAGATCATTGACAAGACTCAGCTGAactcctccagcctccagaaa CTATTCCGCGAAGTAAGAATAATGAAGGTTTTGAATCATCCCAACATAG TTAAATTATTTGAAGTGATTGAGACTGAGAAAACGCTCTACCTTGTCATGGAGTACGCTAGTGGCG GAGAGGTATTTGATTACCTAGTGGCTCACGGcaggatgaaagaaaaagaggctcGAGCCAAATTCCGCCAG aTAGTGTCTGCTGTGCAGTACTGTCACCAGAAGTTTATTGTTCATAGAGACCTAAAG GCAGAAAACTTGCTCTTGGATGCTGACATGAACATCAAGATTGCAGACTTTGGCTTCAGCAATGAATTCACCTTTGGGAACAAGCTGGACACCTTCTGTGGCAGTCCCCCTTATGCTGCCCCAGAACTCTTCCAGGGCAAAAAATATGATGGACCCGAGGTGGATGTGTGGAGCCTAGGAGTTATCCTCTATACACTGGTCAGCGGATCCCTGCCTTTTGATGGACAGAACCTCAAG GAGCTGCGGGAACGGGTACTGAGGGGAAAATACCGTATTCCATTCTACATGTCCACGGACTGTGAAAACCTGCTTAAGAAATTTCTCATTCTTAATCCCAGCAAGAGAGGCACTTTAGAG CAAATCATGAAAGATCGATGGATGAATGTGGGTCACGAAGATGATGAACTAAAGCCTTACGTGGAGCCACTCCCTGACTACAAGGACCCCCGGCGGACAG AGCTGATGGTGTCCATGGGTTATACACGGGAAGAGATCCAGGACTCACTGGTGGGCCAGAGATACAACGAGGTGATGGCCACCTATCTGCTCCTGGGCTACAAGAGTTCCGAG ctGGAAGGTGACACCATCACCTTGAAGCCCCGGCCTTCAGCTGATCTGACCAATAGCAGCGCCCCATCCCCATCCCACAAGGTACAGCGCAGCGTGTCAGCCAACCCCAAGCAGCGGCGCTTCAGCGACCAGG CTGGTCCTGCCATTCCCACCTCTAATTCTTACTCTAAGAAGACTCAGAGTAACAACGCAGAAAATAAGCGGCCCGAGGAGGACCGGGAGTCGGGGCGGAAAGCTAGCAGCACGGCCAAGGTGCCTGCCAGCCCCCTGCCTGGCCTGGACAGGAAGAagaccacccccaccccctccacg AACAGCGTCCTCTCCACCAGCACAAATCGAAGCAGGAATTCCCCACTTTTGGAGCGGGCCAGCCTCGGCCAGGCCTCCATCCAGAATGGCAAAGACAG CCTAACCATGCCAGGGTCCCGGGCCTCCACGGCTTCCGCTTCTGCCGCAGTCTCTGCGGCCCGGCCCCGCCAGCACCAGAAATCCATGTCGGCCTCCGTGCACCCCAACAAGGCCTCTGGGCTGCCCCCCACGGAGAGTAACTGTGAGGTGCCGCGGCCCAG CACAGCCCCCCAGCGTGTCCCTGTCGCCTCCCCCTCCGCCCACAACATCAGCAGCAGTGGTGGAGCCCCAGACCGAACTAATTTCCCCCGGGGTGTGTCCAGCCGAAGCACCTTCCACGCTGGGCAGCTCCGACAGGTGCGGGACCAGCAGAATTTGCCCTATGGTGTGACCCCAGCCTCTCCCTCTGGCCACAGCCAGGGCCGGCGGGGGGCCTCTGGGAGCATCTTCAGCAAGTTCACCTCCAAGTTTGTACGCAG GAACCTGAATGAACCTGAAAGCAAAGACCGAGTGGAGACGCTCAG ACCTCACGTAGTGGGCAGTGGAGGCAAcgacaaagaaaaggaagaatttcGGGAGGCCAAGCCCCGCTCTCTCCGCTTCACGTGGAGTATGAAGACCACGAGCTCCATGGAGCCCAACGAGATGATGCGGGAGATCCGCAAGGTGCTGGACGCGAACAGCTGCCAGAGCGAGCTGCACGAGAAGTACATGCTGCTGTGCATGCACGGCACGCCGGGCCACGAGGACTTCGTGCAGTGGGAGATGGAGGTGTGCAAACTGCCGCGGCTCTCGCTCAACGGGGTTCGATTTAAGCGGATATCGGGCACCTCCATGGCCTTCAAAAACATTGCCTCCAAAATAGCCAACGAGCTGAAGCTTTAA
- the MARK2 gene encoding serine/threonine-protein kinase MARK2 isoform X6: MLRGRNSATSADEQPHIGNYRLLKTIGKGNFAKVKLARHILTGKEVAVKIIDKTQLNSSSLQKLFREVRIMKVLNHPNIVKLFEVIETEKTLYLVMEYASGGEVFDYLVAHGRMKEKEARAKFRQIVSAVQYCHQKFIVHRDLKAENLLLDADMNIKIADFGFSNEFTFGNKLDTFCGSPPYAAPELFQGKKYDGPEVDVWSLGVILYTLVSGSLPFDGQNLKELRERVLRGKYRIPFYMSTDCENLLKKFLILNPSKRGTLEQIMKDRWMNVGHEDDELKPYVEPLPDYKDPRRTELMVSMGYTREEIQDSLVGQRYNEVMATYLLLGYKSSELEGDTITLKPRPSADLTNSSAPSPSHKVQRSVSANPKQRRFSDQAAGPAIPTSNSYSKKTQSNNAENKRPEEDRESGRKASSTAKVPASPLPGLDRKKTTPTPSTNSVLSTSTNRSRNSPLLERASLGQASIQNGKDSLTMPGSRASTASASAAVSAARPRQHQKSMSASVHPNKASGLPPTESNCEVPRPSTAPQRVPVASPSAHNISSSGGAPDRTNFPRGVSSRSTFHAGQLRQVRDQQNLPYGVTPASPSGHSQGRRGASGSIFSKFTSKFVRRNLSFRFARRNLNEPESKDRVETLRPHVVGSGGNDKEKEEFREAKPRSLRFTWSMKTTSSMEPNEMMREIRKVLDANSCQSELHEKYMLLCMHGTPGHEDFVQWEMEVCKLPRLSLNGVRFKRISGTSMAFKNIASKIANELKL, encoded by the exons ATGCTTCGGGGCCGCAACTCAGCCACCTCTGCTGATGAACAGCCCCACATTGGAAACTATCGGCTCCTCAAGACCATTGGCAAGGGTAACTTTGCCAAGGTGAAGTTGGCCCGACACATCCTGACTGGGAAGGAG GTAGCTGTGAAGATCATTGACAAGACTCAGCTGAactcctccagcctccagaaa CTATTCCGCGAAGTAAGAATAATGAAGGTTTTGAATCATCCCAACATAG TTAAATTATTTGAAGTGATTGAGACTGAGAAAACGCTCTACCTTGTCATGGAGTACGCTAGTGGCG GAGAGGTATTTGATTACCTAGTGGCTCACGGcaggatgaaagaaaaagaggctcGAGCCAAATTCCGCCAG aTAGTGTCTGCTGTGCAGTACTGTCACCAGAAGTTTATTGTTCATAGAGACCTAAAG GCAGAAAACTTGCTCTTGGATGCTGACATGAACATCAAGATTGCAGACTTTGGCTTCAGCAATGAATTCACCTTTGGGAACAAGCTGGACACCTTCTGTGGCAGTCCCCCTTATGCTGCCCCAGAACTCTTCCAGGGCAAAAAATATGATGGACCCGAGGTGGATGTGTGGAGCCTAGGAGTTATCCTCTATACACTGGTCAGCGGATCCCTGCCTTTTGATGGACAGAACCTCAAG GAGCTGCGGGAACGGGTACTGAGGGGAAAATACCGTATTCCATTCTACATGTCCACGGACTGTGAAAACCTGCTTAAGAAATTTCTCATTCTTAATCCCAGCAAGAGAGGCACTTTAGAG CAAATCATGAAAGATCGATGGATGAATGTGGGTCACGAAGATGATGAACTAAAGCCTTACGTGGAGCCACTCCCTGACTACAAGGACCCCCGGCGGACAG AGCTGATGGTGTCCATGGGTTATACACGGGAAGAGATCCAGGACTCACTGGTGGGCCAGAGATACAACGAGGTGATGGCCACCTATCTGCTCCTGGGCTACAAGAGTTCCGAG ctGGAAGGTGACACCATCACCTTGAAGCCCCGGCCTTCAGCTGATCTGACCAATAGCAGCGCCCCATCCCCATCCCACAAGGTACAGCGCAGCGTGTCAGCCAACCCCAAGCAGCGGCGCTTCAGCGACCAGG CAGCTGGTCCTGCCATTCCCACCTCTAATTCTTACTCTAAGAAGACTCAGAGTAACAACGCAGAAAATAAGCGGCCCGAGGAGGACCGGGAGTCGGGGCGGAAAGCTAGCAGCACGGCCAAGGTGCCTGCCAGCCCCCTGCCTGGCCTGGACAGGAAGAagaccacccccaccccctccacg AACAGCGTCCTCTCCACCAGCACAAATCGAAGCAGGAATTCCCCACTTTTGGAGCGGGCCAGCCTCGGCCAGGCCTCCATCCAGAATGGCAAAGACAG CCTAACCATGCCAGGGTCCCGGGCCTCCACGGCTTCCGCTTCTGCCGCAGTCTCTGCGGCCCGGCCCCGCCAGCACCAGAAATCCATGTCGGCCTCCGTGCACCCCAACAAGGCCTCTGGGCTGCCCCCCACGGAGAGTAACTGTGAGGTGCCGCGGCCCAG CACAGCCCCCCAGCGTGTCCCTGTCGCCTCCCCCTCCGCCCACAACATCAGCAGCAGTGGTGGAGCCCCAGACCGAACTAATTTCCCCCGGGGTGTGTCCAGCCGAAGCACCTTCCACGCTGGGCAGCTCCGACAGGTGCGGGACCAGCAGAATTTGCCCTATGGTGTGACCCCAGCCTCTCCCTCTGGCCACAGCCAGGGCCGGCGGGGGGCCTCTGGGAGCATCTTCAGCAAGTTCACCTCCAAGTTTGTACGCAG aaatctGTCTTTCAGGTTTGCCAGAAG GAACCTGAATGAACCTGAAAGCAAAGACCGAGTGGAGACGCTCAG ACCTCACGTAGTGGGCAGTGGAGGCAAcgacaaagaaaaggaagaatttcGGGAGGCCAAGCCCCGCTCTCTCCGCTTCACGTGGAGTATGAAGACCACGAGCTCCATGGAGCCCAACGAGATGATGCGGGAGATCCGCAAGGTGCTGGACGCGAACAGCTGCCAGAGCGAGCTGCACGAGAAGTACATGCTGCTGTGCATGCACGGCACGCCGGGCCACGAGGACTTCGTGCAGTGGGAGATGGAGGTGTGCAAACTGCCGCGGCTCTCGCTCAACGGGGTTCGATTTAAGCGGATATCGGGCACCTCCATGGCCTTCAAAAACATTGCCTCCAAAATAGCCAACGAGCTGAAGCTTTAA